One genomic region from Evansella sp. LMS18 encodes:
- a CDS encoding patatin family protein, producing the protein MYNCGLVLEGGGMKGLYTAGVLEYFLENDIFFSYVSGVSAGACMGASYVSRQKGRNKEVNVGLASDPRFLSWRNLIFKRELFGMDFLFDEIPNKLVPFDYEAFQESEERFLVATMDCQTGEARYYDKEKHGRDILKIIRASSSLPFIAAPVEYEGRMLLDGGLVDPVPVKKSIEDGNEKNIVVLTKGENKRLEPGRTSGLMRLLYRKYPAVAESFRKRLVTYNETLAFLEKEQENGNIFIIQPSLELPVSSFERNEARLLRLYDLGYNDAKSNAGLLKEWLA; encoded by the coding sequence ATGTATAACTGCGGTCTTGTATTAGAAGGGGGAGGGATGAAGGGACTCTATACTGCAGGGGTTCTGGAGTACTTCCTTGAGAATGATATATTTTTCAGCTATGTAAGCGGCGTTTCCGCCGGGGCGTGCATGGGTGCATCCTATGTGTCGAGGCAGAAGGGACGGAACAAAGAGGTGAACGTAGGCCTGGCAAGCGACCCCCGCTTTCTGTCCTGGCGTAACCTTATTTTTAAAAGAGAGCTGTTCGGTATGGATTTCCTATTTGATGAAATACCAAATAAGCTCGTTCCGTTTGATTACGAAGCGTTTCAGGAGTCGGAAGAGCGCTTTCTCGTCGCAACGATGGACTGCCAGACGGGAGAGGCCCGCTACTATGATAAAGAGAAGCACGGGAGGGACATACTGAAAATCATCCGGGCTTCTAGCTCCCTGCCTTTTATTGCAGCTCCTGTGGAATATGAGGGGAGGATGCTCCTGGACGGCGGACTGGTTGATCCGGTCCCTGTTAAAAAATCGATTGAAGATGGGAATGAAAAAAATATAGTAGTGCTGACAAAAGGGGAAAATAAACGTCTCGAACCTGGAAGAACTTCAGGTCTTATGAGGCTGCTGTACCGAAAGTACCCGGCTGTAGCGGAGTCGTTCAGAAAGCGGCTCGTTACATATAACGAAACTCTTGCTTTCCTCGAAAAAGAACAGGAAAACGGCAATATATTTATCATCCAGCCCTCTTTGGAACTTCCAGTAAGCAGTTTTGAACGTAACGAAGCAAGGCTGCTTCGTTTGTATGACCTTGGATATAACGATGCGAAAAGTAATGCCGGCCTGCTGAAAGAATGGCTGGCATAA